Proteins from one Chroococcidiopsis sp. CCMEE 29 genomic window:
- a CDS encoding alkaline phosphatase: MARFDFDRLLLTKVRRRRFLVGTGALTGLAVSSQWHKVIAQPRFSAYPFSLGVASGDPLPDSVVLWTRLAPDPLNGGGMPSANVPVQWQIADDENMRRIISSGTVMATPEFGHSVHVEAQGLRPATWYWYRFRVGNEVSPIGRTRTAPGLGYRTDRVRFAFASCQSWQSGYYAAYKHMAEEDLDLVVHVGDYIYEGAPSANTLRPHEGDGEPITLEEYRNRHAQYKSDPNLQATHAAFPWIVTWDDHEVDNNWADEIPQDPERQSREEFLARRAAAFQAYYEHMPLRASSIPSGIDMQLYRRFTFGDLVEFNVLDTRQYRTDQPCGDGRKSRCAEALDPNTTMTGSEQEQWLFDGLDRSRARWNVLAQQTIMAQFDYDTGSEGVFNLDQWDGYVASRGRILSFIKQRRPSNPVVITGDWHSSWVNDLKANFDDPDSETIATEFVGTSISSACPWTFDVEAALSVNPWVKYFNGRLRGYVRCDLTPKRWRADFRLLPQSQPTGTTVSDPNAPISTAASFELPHQGVVTQV, from the coding sequence ATGGCTCGCTTCGATTTTGATCGCTTGCTACTAACTAAAGTTAGAAGGCGACGCTTTCTAGTTGGTACAGGTGCTTTAACTGGTTTGGCAGTATCAAGTCAATGGCACAAAGTCATTGCTCAACCCCGATTCTCGGCTTATCCGTTTAGCCTGGGTGTTGCTTCCGGCGATCCATTACCAGATAGTGTAGTGCTATGGACGCGACTCGCTCCCGATCCGCTGAATGGTGGTGGAATGCCGTCAGCCAATGTACCTGTGCAATGGCAGATTGCCGATGATGAGAACATGAGACGCATCATCAGTAGCGGTACGGTGATGGCAACTCCAGAATTCGGTCATTCTGTCCATGTGGAGGCGCAAGGGTTAAGACCTGCAACATGGTACTGGTATCGCTTCCGAGTTGGAAATGAAGTCAGCCCCATCGGGCGAACTCGCACTGCACCAGGGTTGGGTTATCGCACAGACCGCGTCCGTTTTGCCTTTGCTTCCTGTCAAAGCTGGCAGAGTGGCTACTACGCTGCCTACAAACACATGGCAGAAGAAGACCTTGATCTGGTTGTTCACGTAGGTGACTACATCTATGAAGGAGCGCCAAGTGCTAATACTCTTCGACCCCATGAAGGCGATGGTGAGCCAATCACCCTAGAGGAGTACCGCAACCGTCACGCTCAGTACAAGAGTGACCCAAATCTGCAAGCTACCCATGCTGCCTTTCCCTGGATAGTGACTTGGGATGACCACGAAGTTGACAATAACTGGGCGGATGAGATTCCTCAAGACCCTGAGCGACAGTCCCGTGAGGAGTTTCTTGCCCGTCGTGCTGCGGCTTTCCAGGCTTATTACGAGCATATGCCGCTGCGCGCGTCTTCCATACCCAGTGGCATCGATATGCAGCTTTATCGGCGGTTTACGTTCGGTGACTTAGTTGAGTTTAATGTTTTAGATACCCGTCAGTACCGTACTGACCAACCATGTGGTGATGGACGCAAGTCTCGTTGTGCTGAAGCCCTCGACCCCAATACCACAATGACAGGTTCTGAGCAAGAACAGTGGCTGTTTGATGGACTTGACCGTTCTCGCGCCCGTTGGAATGTCCTTGCCCAACAGACAATCATGGCTCAGTTCGACTACGATACTGGCTCGGAAGGAGTCTTTAACCTTGACCAATGGGACGGCTATGTTGCTTCTCGGGGTCGCATTCTCAGTTTTATCAAGCAGCGTCGTCCATCAAACCCAGTAGTGATTACTGGTGATTGGCACTCTAGCTGGGTCAACGATCTGAAGGCAAACTTCGACGATCCAGATTCAGAAACAATCGCAACTGAGTTTGTTGGTACTTCAATCAGCTCGGCTTGTCCCTGGACTTTCGACGTAGAAGCGGCATTGTCGGTAAATCCCTGGGTGAAATACTTCAATGGTAGGTTACGCGGTTACGTCCGTTGTGACCTCACACCCAAACGGTGGCGTGCTGATTTCCGGCTGTTACCTCAGTCTCAGCCTACTGGAACTACTGTGTCTGACCCAAACGCACCCATTAGTACGGCGGCTTCCTTTGAGTTGCCGCATCAGGGAGTTGTGACGCAAGTTTAG